The Rhodohalobacter sp. 614A genomic interval CCAAAAAAAGTCGAGTGTTAAAGAGGGAACGGAAAATTGTGAGCCGTTTAAATTTTTACTTGTATTAAAAATACTGTGAGATGAAGCATGAGAACTTGCAAAGAAATTTAGCAATCTAAGCTCATTAGAAACAGCAAAGTTGAACTGAGTTATATTTTTTAAATGAACTGTATTGTCACATAGAGCATGATAATTGGAATGTTCTGGCTCAAATGCATAGACATGCCCACTCTCTCCTACAATACCTGATGCAAATCTTGAAAAATATCCGACATTTGCTCCCAGATCTAAAAAAGTATTTCCTTCCTTTAAATTCTTTTTAATCAGATCTTTAATTGTTGGTTCGTAGGTTCCCTTCGCCATTTTGCCACCTGTAATATGTGCTACATTGGGGGGGAAATACCAGTTATTTTTATACTTATAGAATAAGTAACGACTCGTTCGCTTGATTTTTTCAATTGGTGAATTCATTTGTACCCTGATAAATTGTTTGAAAAACTCCCATATAAATACGTAGCTCCATTTATATATATTCTCCCTTAATATATAAATTCGATTGAAAACTGCTAAGGCTTCCTGCCTGAGGAGAGCTGTAATGAATTCGTACTAATTATTTGCCGGACAAGAATTTCAGCATCATCCAGTTTTTGAGCTGTCTCCAGTCTTTCCTTGAAATGACATTTGTCACGGTTCCAATAATTGAAAAGAGAACCAGGTAGCTAATAGTGCTCAGAAGTAATCCTTTCAATGCTTCATTTTCAGCAATGAGCTCAAACCTTCCAAACCAAATGGGGAGTGCTGCCGCTGCCGAAACTCCCAAGACTTTCAAATAATATGGAAATGGCAAAACCTTTCGCGCGGGTAGTTCCATATGGCCGCCGATTCTTCGCAGGGTAATGTACCAGTTATATAAATTGGCAATGAGCGTACCCATGGCCGTCCCGTTTATACCGAATAGCAGGGTTAGTGGAATGCTTAAAATGAGATTCGCAATAACCAGGTTTATACTTAGATACAGCACTCCTTTTGTGTCTCCGAATGCCTGGAGGATACTTCCGTAGTGAGTTACCCGAATCAACACAATCAGGTTATATATTTGGAAAGGAAGCACCGCATCGCGATAACTGGTTCCCTCCGATTCAGCGATAATGGCAATCAAATCGGAAGCAACAATGATAGAAAGGATCGTGAGTGGAATCACCATTAAGCTTACCTTCTCTACCCCTCTGTACCACAGTGCCAATAACTCGTCTTTTTTTGATTCAAGCTGGAATTCTACATACCGGCTTATAAGTACGGACCCGACTGCAAACGGAATTACGCGGATAATGGGAACTTCCTGTGCACCCAGAGAATACTCGGCATAAGCCGCAACTGGAAGCAGAATTGAAACGATAAGTTTATCTACGTTTCGGTTAATTTTATTTACAAGTGCAGAAAGTCCCAGGGGGATTGAAAAATTGACCTGGGTTTTTACTGAAATCTCAGAATCACTCAGTTTGCCTTCAGGCAGAACCATTTTC includes:
- a CDS encoding FkbM family methyltransferase, whose protein sequence is MNSPIEKIKRTSRYLFYKYKNNWYFPPNVAHITGGKMAKGTYEPTIKDLIKKNLKEGNTFLDLGANVGYFSRFASGIVGESGHVYAFEPEHSNYHALCDNTVHLKNITQFNFAVSNELRLLNFFASSHASSHSIFNTSKNLNGSQFSVPSLTLDFFWMTYLEKREINLIKIDVEGAELLVLQGMEKMLSENKVGAIILEFHPEIILSAGGNYQSLYSTLEKNFHIFLMDDEAENRVQLNSGKQFTDTVQEILKKDEKKRLNFFFERKLQAEEINH
- a CDS encoding oligosaccharide flippase family protein, with the protein product MAKQGSNLSEKAGVVVFARIVTTVIDLAIAIATIQLLSKTDFAIIIYLLMIHEMVRNLATLGFPDSVFYFFERVSGSAKRAFVTQTTLLLSASAIVAGAIILLVSYIAPSLLTEWDAASIDQVQYLLPFMALVTVCEIPTWPVTNILLALDRQRDSAWFEMITSLLTFSLLIGPLALGYSLEIAVYGLVAYGLIRFVGSMIWMKMVLPEGKLSDSEISVKTQVNFSIPLGLSALVNKINRNVDKLIVSILLPVAAYAEYSLGAQEVPIIRVIPFAVGSVLISRYVEFQLESKKDELLALWYRGVEKVSLMVIPLTILSIIVASDLIAIIAESEGTSYRDAVLPFQIYNLIVLIRVTHYGSILQAFGDTKGVLYLSINLVIANLILSIPLTLLFGINGTAMGTLIANLYNWYITLRRIGGHMELPARKVLPFPYYLKVLGVSAAAALPIWFGRFELIAENEALKGLLLSTISYLVLFSIIGTVTNVISRKDWRQLKNWMMLKFLSGK